One window of the Candidatus Effluviviaceae Genus I sp. genome contains the following:
- a CDS encoding PLP-dependent cysteine synthase family protein produces the protein MMRTRTESQRVESRTKGLRSLIGNTPLLAIEFSFRGRARTIYAKAEHLNTTGSIKDRMAFHIVARGYERGTLRPGDLIAEATSGNTGIAFAAIGRTLGHPVVIFMPDWMSAERVSLIRSLGAEVVPVSAAEGGFVGSIRRAEELAAGRERVFLPRQFSNEDNVEAHYETTGPEIWWQLRFHSLHPDAFVAGVGTGGTIMGAGRYLKERRSSIRLHPLEPASSPTLSTGCRVGHHRIQGISDEFIPPIVDLSALDSVVAVDDGDAILMAQKLASELGLGVGISSGANFLGALMVQEELGADAVAVTVFPDDNKKYLTTDLLREEPIKRGFLAPDVKLLGVRAFKRVCYTCCDPGECEDVASRFIAEEGALPHCPRRQ, from the coding sequence ATGATGCGAACCCGCACGGAGTCGCAGCGCGTCGAGAGCCGCACGAAGGGACTTCGCTCGCTGATCGGCAACACGCCGCTTCTCGCGATCGAGTTCTCCTTCCGCGGACGCGCGCGCACGATCTACGCGAAGGCCGAGCACCTGAACACCACCGGGAGCATCAAGGACCGGATGGCGTTCCACATCGTCGCGCGCGGCTACGAGCGGGGCACGCTCAGGCCGGGGGACCTCATCGCCGAGGCGACAAGCGGGAACACGGGCATCGCCTTCGCGGCGATCGGCCGCACGCTCGGACACCCTGTCGTCATCTTCATGCCTGACTGGATGAGCGCGGAGCGCGTGAGCCTCATCAGGAGCCTCGGCGCCGAGGTGGTCCCTGTGAGCGCGGCGGAAGGCGGGTTCGTCGGGAGCATTCGGCGAGCCGAGGAGCTGGCCGCGGGGCGGGAGCGCGTCTTCCTGCCGAGGCAGTTCTCCAACGAGGACAACGTCGAGGCGCACTACGAGACGACCGGGCCGGAGATCTGGTGGCAGCTCCGGTTCCATTCTCTCCACCCCGACGCCTTCGTGGCGGGCGTCGGGACCGGCGGCACCATCATGGGAGCGGGCCGGTATCTGAAGGAAAGGCGTTCCTCGATCCGCCTCCACCCGCTCGAGCCGGCAAGCTCGCCGACGCTCTCGACCGGCTGCCGGGTGGGCCACCACCGGATCCAGGGCATCTCGGACGAGTTCATCCCGCCCATCGTGGATCTGAGCGCGCTCGACAGCGTGGTCGCGGTTGACGACGGCGACGCCATCCTCATGGCGCAGAAGCTCGCGAGCGAGCTGGGGCTCGGCGTCGGCATCTCGTCCGGCGCGAACTTCCTCGGGGCCCTCATGGTCCAGGAGGAACTCGGTGCGGACGCCGTCGCCGTCACGGTCTTCCCCGACGACAACAAGAAGTACCTGACGACCGACCTCCTGCGGGAGGAGCCGATCAAGCGCGGGTTCCTCGCTCCCGACGTGAAGCTGCTCGGCGTGCGCGCATTCAAGCGCGTGTGCTACACGTGCTGCGACCCGGGCGAGTGCGAGGACGTGGCGTCCAGGTTCATCGCCGAAGAGGGCGCGCTGCCCCACTGCCCGAGAAGGCAGTGA
- the mnmA gene encoding tRNA 2-thiouridine(34) synthase MnmA: protein MDHLTRSSPEPGPRRIVVAMSGGVDSSVAALLLREQGHDVIGVTLRLQKCHESGPTRSCCSADGIARARAVADRLAIRHYVVSCVREFDERVLRPAWNEYAAGRTPSPCFLCNERIKFGFLRNWARDAGASAVATGHYARVQRGADGAVSLLRAPDAAKDQSYFLAGLTRDQLAAALFPVGGMSKSDVRALARSAGLPCADAGESQDACLVAPGMTFAETLRLRFGAAEAPGPIVDRDGTTLGRHAGIHLYTVGQRTGLGIATGRPHWVAAIRREDAAVVVTDDERDLERSRIMAGGMSWLDEPPEGRSLRCEVQVRHGSPAVRARTEIAPGNETLIVTDRPVRAPAPGQAAVLYDGESVLGRGWIRQAA, encoded by the coding sequence GTGGACCATCTGACCCGCTCGAGCCCGGAACCGGGGCCGCGCCGCATCGTCGTCGCCATGAGCGGCGGCGTGGACAGCAGCGTCGCCGCTCTGCTCCTCCGCGAGCAGGGGCACGACGTGATCGGCGTCACCCTGCGGCTTCAGAAGTGCCACGAGTCGGGGCCCACCAGGTCGTGTTGCAGCGCCGACGGCATCGCGCGGGCGCGGGCGGTGGCGGACCGGCTCGCCATCCGGCACTACGTGGTCTCGTGCGTCCGCGAGTTCGACGAGCGGGTGCTCCGGCCGGCGTGGAACGAGTACGCGGCGGGGCGCACGCCCAGCCCGTGCTTCCTCTGCAACGAGCGGATCAAGTTCGGCTTCCTGCGGAACTGGGCGCGTGACGCCGGCGCCTCGGCCGTGGCGACCGGCCACTACGCCCGCGTGCAGCGCGGGGCCGACGGCGCGGTCAGTCTCCTTCGGGCGCCCGACGCGGCGAAGGACCAGTCGTACTTCCTTGCCGGCCTGACGAGAGACCAGCTCGCGGCGGCCCTCTTCCCCGTCGGCGGCATGTCGAAGTCCGACGTGCGCGCCCTCGCTCGGTCCGCCGGCCTCCCGTGCGCGGACGCCGGCGAGAGCCAGGACGCGTGTCTCGTCGCCCCCGGCATGACCTTCGCCGAGACGCTCCGCCTCCGTTTCGGCGCCGCCGAGGCCCCGGGCCCCATCGTGGACCGCGACGGCACGACGCTCGGCCGGCACGCCGGCATCCACCTCTACACCGTCGGCCAGCGGACCGGCCTCGGCATCGCGACGGGGAGGCCTCACTGGGTCGCCGCCATCCGCCGCGAGGATGCGGCCGTCGTCGTGACGGACGACGAGCGCGACCTCGAGCGCTCGCGGATCATGGCTGGCGGGATGTCGTGGCTGGACGAGCCGCCCGAGGGGCGTTCCCTGCGCTGCGAGGTGCAGGTCCGCCACGGGAGCCCGGCGGTTCGCGCGCGCACGGAGATCGCGCCGGGGAACGAGACGCTGATCGTCACGGACCGCCCGGTCCGCGCGCCGGCGCCCGGCCAGGCGGCCGTGCTCTACGACGGGGAGTCCGTCCTGGGGCGGGGCTGGATCAGACAGGCGGCGTGA